Proteins encoded in a region of the Bradyrhizobium sp. CB3481 genome:
- a CDS encoding acyl-CoA dehydrogenase encodes MNFDDTPQEAAFRAEARAWIQANAPKQYEEELRKSSLGRTVLKGANILEIAKAWQKKKADAGWACLHWPKEYGGRGASPIERVIWQQEEGPFGKLSGMFIIGHGMCGPTMMAFAGEEQKRKYLPPLASGEKIWCQLFSEPAGGSDVAGLRTRAERRGDDWIVNGQKIWTSGAHYSDYGILLTRTDPTVPKHKGLTMFFLDMKSPGVEVRPIKQASGQSDFNEVYFTDVKIPDSQRLGAVNDGWNVSLTTLMNERMSIGAGVATGFPELFDFCNSLMLEDGPAIEDRSVRSRLANYAVKASGLRYTSMRAISALSKGERPGPENSIGKLVAGSMVQEVAMYALDLQGAAGVLSGPEDAEVAGKFQAMLLRAPGTRVEGGTDEIMRNIIAERVLGLPGDIRVDKDVPFNQIPTKGRA; translated from the coding sequence ATGAACTTCGACGACACCCCGCAGGAAGCCGCGTTCCGCGCTGAAGCCCGCGCGTGGATACAAGCCAACGCGCCGAAGCAATATGAGGAAGAACTGCGAAAGTCCTCGCTCGGCCGCACCGTGCTGAAGGGCGCCAACATTCTCGAAATCGCCAAGGCCTGGCAGAAGAAGAAGGCCGATGCCGGCTGGGCCTGCCTGCACTGGCCTAAGGAATATGGGGGCCGTGGTGCCTCGCCGATCGAGCGTGTGATCTGGCAGCAGGAAGAGGGCCCGTTCGGCAAGCTCTCCGGCATGTTCATCATCGGCCACGGCATGTGCGGGCCAACCATGATGGCGTTCGCCGGCGAAGAGCAGAAGCGCAAATACCTGCCGCCGCTGGCGTCAGGCGAGAAGATCTGGTGCCAGTTGTTCTCCGAGCCTGCGGGCGGCTCCGACGTCGCGGGGCTGCGCACGCGCGCCGAGAGACGCGGCGATGACTGGATCGTCAACGGCCAGAAGATCTGGACATCAGGCGCGCATTATTCCGACTACGGCATCCTCTTGACCCGCACCGATCCGACCGTGCCGAAGCATAAGGGCCTCACCATGTTCTTTCTGGACATGAAGAGCCCGGGCGTCGAGGTGCGGCCGATCAAGCAGGCGAGCGGCCAGTCCGATTTCAACGAGGTCTACTTCACCGACGTGAAGATTCCGGATTCGCAGCGTCTCGGCGCTGTCAATGACGGCTGGAACGTGTCACTGACCACGCTGATGAATGAGCGCATGTCGATCGGCGCCGGCGTTGCCACCGGCTTTCCCGAACTGTTCGACTTCTGCAACAGCCTGATGCTGGAAGATGGTCCCGCGATCGAGGACCGCAGCGTTCGCTCTCGTCTTGCGAACTACGCGGTGAAGGCGAGTGGGCTGCGATACACCAGCATGCGGGCGATCTCGGCGCTGTCGAAGGGCGAGCGTCCGGGGCCGGAAAATTCGATCGGCAAATTGGTGGCGGGATCGATGGTCCAGGAAGTCGCGATGTATGCGCTTGATCTGCAGGGCGCCGCCGGCGTGCTGAGCGGACCCGAGGATGCCGAGGTCGCCGGTAAATTCCAGGCGATGCTGCTGCGTGCGCCGGGCACCCGCGTCGAGGGCGGCACAGACGAGATCATGCGCAACATCATCGCCGAACGCGTGCTCGGCCTGCCCGGCGATATCAGGGTCGACAAGGACGTGCCGTTCAACCAGATCCCGACGAAAGGGCGGGCGTAA